In one Verrucomicrobiia bacterium genomic region, the following are encoded:
- the gyrB gene encoding DNA topoisomerase (ATP-hydrolyzing) subunit B, whose product MSASLADAQAVNPATEETYDASKLGKLEGLEAVRKKPGMYIGGTDERALHHCVSEVLDNSVDEHLAGHCSRIDVTIHVDGSISIRDNGRGIPVDIHPQYKIPGVEMVLTTLHSGGKYGQGGYKFSGGTHGVGAKCVNAVSEWFKVEVSRGGQVHHMEFSRGKTVKKLEVIGKAKGTGTLITFKPDPEIFKETTEFKAEIISQRLRELAFLNEGLEITFLDERKPNSAREVYYYKDGIEEFVKQLNKSKIPLHPRPISISRQTTLQTAEKEVEVQAQIVLQYNDSYTEQVLCYTNTIHNPDGGAHLSGFRTALTRSINQYARQNDLLKEKDPQITGDDVREGLTAVISIKHSDPKFESQTKVKLLSPEVEGIVSTITYEGLMTYFDANPSVARKIIEKSLNAARAREAARKAREAVRKTAMTGGGLPGKLADCSDRDPANTELYIVEGDSAGGSAKQGRDRRFQAILPIRGKLINVEKARLDKVLQNAEIRTMITAVGTGIGDGEGEGAFNLEKLRYHKIIIMTDADVDGAHIRTLLLTFFYRQMPQLIKHGFVYIAQPPLYQITRKKRVEYVEDDAALNRILITLGTEEVRLRHLETQREFSQKQLSEILELLETLDKYARAIRRHGGDFAAYLEARDPKTLELPNHLVKVREGNQETVHYFVTEAQFAAFAEANPDLGLFGEEEGENGRENGNGTEGEARKTGPTRRATHVELHESKSVAELLARLTRKGLNIEHYAAQDHPLFELIEGEGDKETVKPLYSIAEILTAVKEVGRRGLQIKRFKGLGEMNPKELFETTMNPERRKLLRIDLTDAVEAEEMFTKLMGDEVEPRRQFIEDNALNVRNLDI is encoded by the coding sequence ATGAGTGCCAGTTTGGCCGATGCCCAAGCCGTCAATCCGGCAACTGAAGAAACCTACGACGCTTCCAAATTAGGGAAGCTCGAAGGGCTGGAAGCGGTGCGCAAAAAGCCCGGCATGTACATTGGCGGCACCGACGAGCGGGCGCTTCATCATTGTGTTTCGGAAGTGCTCGATAATTCGGTGGACGAGCACCTGGCCGGGCATTGCTCGCGCATTGATGTGACCATCCATGTGGATGGCTCCATCTCCATCCGCGACAATGGCCGCGGCATTCCGGTGGATATTCATCCGCAGTACAAAATCCCCGGCGTGGAGATGGTGTTGACCACCCTGCATTCCGGCGGCAAATACGGGCAGGGCGGCTATAAGTTCTCCGGCGGCACCCATGGGGTGGGCGCCAAATGCGTCAACGCCGTCAGCGAGTGGTTCAAGGTGGAAGTCAGCCGCGGCGGGCAGGTGCATCACATGGAGTTTTCCCGCGGCAAGACGGTGAAGAAGCTGGAGGTCATCGGCAAGGCCAAGGGCACGGGCACCTTGATCACCTTCAAACCGGACCCGGAAATCTTCAAGGAAACCACCGAGTTCAAGGCGGAAATCATCTCCCAGCGCCTGCGCGAGCTGGCCTTCCTGAACGAGGGCCTGGAGATTACCTTCCTGGATGAACGCAAGCCCAACAGTGCGCGGGAGGTGTACTACTACAAGGACGGCATCGAGGAATTTGTCAAACAGCTCAACAAAAGCAAAATCCCCCTCCACCCCAGGCCCATCAGCATCAGCCGCCAGACGACGCTGCAGACCGCTGAAAAAGAGGTGGAAGTGCAGGCGCAAATTGTCCTGCAATACAACGACAGTTACACCGAGCAGGTGCTTTGCTACACCAACACCATTCATAATCCCGATGGCGGCGCGCACCTGTCCGGTTTCCGCACGGCCCTGACGCGCTCGATCAATCAATACGCCCGGCAAAACGATCTGTTGAAGGAGAAAGATCCCCAAATTACGGGGGATGACGTGCGCGAAGGCCTGACGGCGGTGATTTCCATCAAACACAGCGATCCGAAATTTGAGTCGCAGACCAAGGTCAAGCTGTTGTCGCCGGAGGTGGAGGGCATCGTGTCCACCATCACCTACGAGGGATTGATGACCTACTTCGACGCCAATCCCTCCGTGGCGCGGAAGATCATCGAGAAAAGCCTTAATGCCGCCCGCGCGCGTGAAGCCGCCCGCAAGGCGCGCGAAGCCGTCCGCAAAACCGCCATGACCGGCGGCGGACTGCCCGGGAAACTGGCCGATTGCAGCGATCGCGACCCGGCCAACACGGAGTTGTACATCGTCGAGGGGGATTCCGCCGGCGGCTCGGCCAAGCAGGGGCGCGACCGGCGCTTTCAGGCCATTCTGCCCATCCGCGGCAAGCTCATCAACGTGGAGAAGGCCCGCCTGGACAAGGTGCTGCAAAACGCTGAAATCCGTACCATGATCACGGCGGTGGGCACGGGCATTGGCGATGGCGAGGGGGAGGGGGCCTTCAACCTCGAAAAGCTGCGCTACCACAAAATCATCATCATGACCGATGCCGACGTGGACGGCGCGCACATCCGCACGCTGCTGCTGACCTTTTTCTACCGGCAGATGCCGCAGCTCATCAAACACGGCTTTGTCTATATTGCCCAGCCGCCCCTCTACCAGATCACCCGCAAGAAACGGGTGGAATACGTTGAGGACGATGCCGCCCTGAACCGCATTCTCATCACCCTCGGCACGGAGGAGGTGCGCCTGCGGCACCTGGAGACCCAGCGCGAATTCAGTCAGAAACAACTCTCCGAGATTCTGGAGCTCCTGGAGACGCTGGACAAATACGCCCGGGCCATCCGTCGGCACGGCGGGGATTTCGCCGCGTATCTGGAGGCGCGGGATCCCAAAACCCTGGAGCTGCCCAATCACCTGGTCAAGGTGCGCGAGGGCAATCAGGAAACGGTGCATTATTTCGTTACCGAGGCCCAGTTTGCCGCCTTTGCCGAGGCCAACCCCGATTTGGGATTGTTTGGCGAGGAGGAGGGCGAAAACGGCCGTGAAAACGGCAACGGCACCGAGGGCGAGGCGCGCAAAACCGGCCCCACCCGGCGCGCCACCCACGTGGAATTGCACGAGAGCAAGAGCGTGGCCGAGCTGCTGGCGCGCCTGACCCGCAAAGGTTTGAACATCGAGCATTACGCCGCCCAGGACCATCCGCTTTTTGAACTAATCGAAGGCGAGGGCGACAAGGAAACCGTCAAACCCCTGTACTCCATCGCGGAAATCCTGACCGCCGTCAAAGAAGTCGGGCGGCGCGGCCTGCAGATCAAGCGCTTCAAGGGCCTGGGCGAGATGAATCCCAAGGAGCTTTTTGAAACCACCATGAACCCGGAGCGCCGCAAGCTCCTGCGCATTGATTTGACTGATGCCGTGGAAGCCGAGGAGATGTTCACCAAGCTCATGGGCGATGAAGTCGAACCGCGGCGGCAGTTCATCGAGGACAACGCTTTGAACGTGCGCAACCTGGACATCTAA
- a CDS encoding trypsin-like peptidase domain-containing protein, which produces MLSRLVHIVLCGLAGLAGACGRLIAADASRPEVAAARWVERQLVQAAQQAAASFVFIGGGSGVVISPDGYVLSNHHVVEASKRWQVRIGGRSYRAEVVGSDPYGDISLLRVQGVSNLPHVVFADSDRLNVGEPVLALGNPFATAELAGEPAVTRGIISALHVFHGNYSDAIQTDAAVNPGNSGGPLLTMNGRLAGINGKIETRFQQRANTGIGLAVPANQIQRFLPLLKAAGGGLVYHGYLRGLVGVAAEDDTRQEGAAIKKVRPGSHAEKLGLKAGDRILYFNEFRLLNFHRFLGVMGTYPAGAQVQLLVERQGQRLSFKTTLDQLNPGTLGVQFRRPASATSPPVIDRVFPGLCGEKAGLKRGDTLLQINGELMLSLSDLVKYLAEQELMAGDTVKLLVSRPGRLDKEEIEVTMELSSVFDVPARQPGSERE; this is translated from the coding sequence ATGTTATCCCGGCTTGTTCATATTGTGTTGTGCGGCCTTGCCGGCCTGGCAGGCGCCTGTGGGCGGTTGATCGCGGCTGATGCCTCCCGCCCGGAAGTGGCGGCTGCGCGCTGGGTCGAGCGCCAATTGGTCCAGGCCGCCCAGCAGGCAGCAGCTTCCTTTGTCTTTATTGGCGGCGGCTCCGGCGTGGTGATTTCCCCGGACGGCTATGTGTTGAGCAATCATCACGTGGTGGAGGCCAGCAAACGCTGGCAGGTGCGCATCGGCGGACGATCGTACCGGGCCGAGGTGGTGGGCAGCGACCCCTACGGTGACATCTCCCTCCTGCGCGTGCAGGGGGTCTCCAACCTGCCGCATGTCGTCTTTGCTGACAGTGACCGGTTGAATGTGGGGGAGCCGGTGCTGGCCCTCGGCAACCCTTTTGCCACTGCCGAATTGGCAGGCGAACCCGCCGTGACGCGCGGCATCATCTCCGCCCTTCACGTGTTCCACGGCAACTACAGCGACGCCATCCAAACCGATGCGGCAGTAAATCCCGGCAACTCAGGCGGGCCGCTGCTGACCATGAACGGGCGGCTGGCCGGGATTAATGGCAAAATCGAAACGCGCTTTCAACAGCGGGCCAACACCGGCATCGGGCTCGCCGTGCCGGCCAATCAAATCCAGCGTTTCCTACCTTTGTTAAAGGCCGCAGGCGGCGGTCTGGTGTATCACGGCTACTTGCGCGGACTGGTCGGAGTCGCGGCGGAAGACGATACCCGCCAGGAAGGCGCTGCCATTAAAAAAGTGCGCCCCGGCTCCCACGCCGAGAAGCTGGGATTAAAGGCCGGGGATCGCATCCTTTATTTCAATGAATTTCGCCTGTTGAATTTCCACCGTTTCCTGGGCGTCATGGGCACCTACCCCGCGGGGGCGCAGGTGCAGCTCCTGGTGGAGCGCCAGGGACAAAGGCTCAGCTTCAAAACCACGCTGGATCAGCTCAATCCCGGCACGCTCGGCGTGCAATTCCGCCGGCCGGCTTCTGCCACGTCGCCCCCAGTGATTGACCGGGTGTTTCCCGGGTTGTGCGGGGAAAAGGCTGGCCTGAAACGTGGCGATACCCTGCTGCAAATCAACGGAGAGCTGATGCTTTCCCTGAGCGACCTGGTAAAATACCTCGCCGAGCAGGAGTTGATGGCGGGTGACACCGTGAAACTCCTGGTCTCCCGGCCGGGTCGGCTGGACAAGGAAGAAATCGAAGTAACCATGGAATTAAGCAGTGTCTTCGACGTGCCGGCCCGCCAGCCGGGTTCAGAGCGCGAGTAG
- the gyrA gene encoding DNA gyrase subunit A: MADTEQPSPPPPNDETTPAPPTPAGGGSVFAANEKIVKINVAEEIKNSFLDYSMSVIISRALPDVRDGLKPSQRRILFAMHELGVLPNRKHLKCAKIVGETMGNYHPHGDQAIYPTLVHMAQPWAMRERLVDGQGNFGSVEGDPPASMRYTEARLAPLGAVLMEDMDRDTVDFVPNYDETRMEPTVFPAAFPNLLVNGGTGIAVGMATNIPPHNLGEVIDGICAQIDHPNITIPELMRHIRGPDFPTGCMVCGLEGIKDYFHHGRGSLKVRGKIGIEELKGGREQLVITEIPFNVNRAALVSRIAELVNEKTPGLTDITNIRDESDENTRVVIELKRDAVAKVVINNLYQLTQLESSFAVNMLAIDHGRPKTLNLKEIIACYIEHRREVVLRRTRFDLRKAEERAEILEGYLVALANLDEFIRIIRSSANREEARIRLLAFEFTRAQVEAFGIRIRNEARLTSGRYLLSELQVNAILDLRLYQLTGLEMDKVDAEYRKLIAHIEDLLDILAREERVMAIIKAELQAIKAKYATPRLTELVPDEGEIAIEDLIANEGVIITITHNGLIKRTNISSYRAQRRGGKGVIGMVTREAPAVEGEDRDFIEHLFTASTHDYLMFFTNTGRVYVERVLEIPDLGRASKGRSIANLLELRPEEKIAALIRVQSRTGPNREDLTWESPEFVFFATQKGIVKKTALNEFAHVHRGGIIALNIEEGDTLIDAKLTNGNNEVVLITAEGMSIRFHEEDVRPMGRQAVGVWGIRLEPKDQVVALAVVIPDATLLVAGENGLGKRTEFEEYRRQTRGGKGIITMRTTERTGRVVGALTVRDHDEIMLITAKGQMVRTFVREIRQTGRNASGVKLIELEEGDTLQAIAPVISERDEEEAENSGAAAASQ; encoded by the coding sequence ATGGCCGATACCGAGCAACCTTCACCCCCCCCTCCGAACGACGAAACCACCCCGGCGCCCCCCACGCCGGCGGGCGGCGGCAGCGTGTTTGCCGCCAACGAGAAAATCGTCAAAATCAACGTGGCCGAGGAAATCAAGAACTCCTTCCTCGACTACTCGATGTCGGTGATCATTTCGCGCGCGCTGCCTGATGTGCGCGACGGTCTGAAACCCTCCCAGCGGCGCATTCTCTTTGCCATGCACGAGCTGGGCGTGCTGCCCAACCGCAAGCACTTGAAGTGCGCCAAAATCGTCGGCGAAACCATGGGCAACTACCATCCCCATGGGGACCAGGCGATTTACCCCACCCTGGTGCACATGGCGCAACCCTGGGCCATGCGCGAGCGGCTGGTGGACGGTCAGGGCAACTTCGGCTCGGTGGAGGGGGATCCCCCGGCCTCCATGCGTTACACCGAGGCGCGGCTGGCGCCGCTGGGGGCGGTGCTCATGGAGGACATGGATCGGGACACGGTGGATTTCGTGCCCAACTATGACGAAACCCGCATGGAACCCACGGTGTTCCCAGCGGCGTTTCCCAATTTGCTGGTCAACGGCGGCACCGGCATTGCGGTGGGCATGGCCACCAACATCCCGCCCCACAACCTGGGCGAGGTGATTGACGGCATCTGCGCCCAGATTGACCACCCCAACATCACCATCCCGGAGCTGATGCGCCACATCCGCGGCCCGGATTTTCCCACCGGCTGCATGGTCTGCGGGCTGGAAGGCATCAAGGATTATTTTCATCATGGCCGCGGCAGCCTCAAGGTGCGCGGCAAAATCGGCATCGAAGAACTCAAAGGCGGGCGCGAACAACTGGTCATTACCGAAATCCCGTTCAACGTCAACCGCGCCGCCCTGGTCTCCCGCATCGCCGAGCTGGTCAACGAAAAAACCCCGGGATTGACGGACATCACCAACATCCGGGACGAATCCGACGAAAACACGCGGGTGGTGATCGAGCTGAAACGGGACGCCGTGGCCAAGGTGGTCATCAACAACCTGTATCAGCTCACGCAGTTGGAGAGCAGCTTCGCCGTCAACATGCTGGCCATTGATCATGGCCGGCCCAAAACGCTCAACCTCAAGGAAATCATTGCCTGTTACATCGAGCACCGCCGCGAAGTGGTGCTGCGGCGCACCCGCTTTGATTTGCGCAAGGCCGAGGAACGCGCCGAAATCCTCGAAGGCTACCTGGTGGCCCTGGCCAACCTGGATGAATTCATTCGCATCATCCGCAGTTCGGCCAATCGCGAGGAGGCGCGCATCCGGCTGCTGGCCTTTGAGTTCACCCGCGCCCAGGTGGAGGCCTTTGGCATCCGCATCCGCAACGAGGCGCGGCTCACCAGCGGCCGCTACCTGCTCAGTGAATTGCAGGTCAACGCCATCCTCGACTTGCGGCTCTACCAGCTTACCGGCCTGGAGATGGACAAGGTGGATGCCGAATACCGCAAACTCATCGCTCACATCGAGGACTTGCTGGACATCCTGGCGCGGGAGGAGCGGGTCATGGCCATCATCAAGGCCGAGCTGCAGGCCATCAAAGCCAAATACGCCACCCCGCGGCTGACGGAGCTGGTCCCGGACGAGGGGGAGATTGCGATCGAAGACCTCATTGCTAACGAAGGGGTCATCATCACCATCACGCACAACGGCCTGATCAAGCGCACCAACATCTCCAGCTATCGCGCCCAGCGCCGCGGGGGCAAGGGCGTCATCGGCATGGTCACGCGCGAAGCCCCCGCTGTCGAAGGGGAGGATCGCGATTTCATCGAACATCTGTTCACCGCCAGCACGCACGATTATCTGATGTTCTTCACCAACACCGGCCGGGTCTATGTGGAGCGGGTGCTGGAAATTCCCGATCTGGGGCGTGCCTCCAAGGGCCGCAGCATCGCCAATCTGCTCGAGCTGCGGCCGGAGGAAAAAATCGCCGCGCTAATCCGCGTCCAGTCGCGCACCGGCCCCAATCGCGAGGACCTGACCTGGGAATCGCCGGAATTTGTCTTCTTTGCCACGCAGAAGGGCATCGTGAAAAAGACGGCGCTCAACGAGTTTGCCCACGTCCACCGGGGCGGCATCATCGCCTTGAATATTGAGGAGGGAGACACGCTGATTGATGCCAAACTGACCAACGGCAACAATGAAGTGGTGCTCATCACCGCCGAGGGCATGAGCATCCGTTTTCATGAGGAGGACGTCCGGCCCATGGGCCGGCAGGCGGTGGGCGTGTGGGGCATCCGTCTCGAGCCGAAAGACCAGGTGGTCGCGCTGGCCGTGGTCATTCCCGACGCCACCTTGCTGGTCGCGGGAGAGAATGGCTTGGGCAAGCGCACCGAGTTTGAGGAATACCGCCGGCAAACCCGCGGGGGCAAGGGCATCATCACCATGCGCACCACCGAGCGCACCGGCCGCGTAGTGGGCGCCCTCACCGTCCGAGATCACGACGAAATCATGCTCATCACCGCCAAGGGCCAGATGGTGCGCACGTTCGTGCGGGAAATCCGCCAGACCGGCCGCAACGCCAGCGGGGTGAAACTCATTGAGTTGGAGGAGGGCGACACCCTGCAGGCCATTGCCCCGGTCATCAGCGAGCGCGACGAGGAGGAGGCGGAAAACAGTGGCGCGGCGGCTGCCTCCCAATAA
- a CDS encoding 6-bladed beta-propeller — protein sequence MSNNESADSRRDFLRSLAVALTGAALTPALPSAAAEEPMILGQGSYRYRVLRNWGVLDRQTPVKDCHGMVQSRDGRIFLLTNHTANNVIIYNAEGRLLGKWGTQWPGAHGLTLFTEDGEERLFITDHDRHEVYKTTLDGVILMTLGWPEGIPPYRRTEQYKPTHVAVNGDGTFYVADGYGLNYILHYDPRGRLIRVFGGDDDSPAALKCAHGLHVDRRDPSRPELLITSRSQSAIKRFSPAGEYLGSISLAGAMPCFIVPWGEHLVVPHLKGATRPTGSDTENGFVSILDRQNRIVANLAAGAPVYEGQRLQPMSANTTVFRYPHGLLVDREENLYVAQWNSGQTYPIKLERLKG from the coding sequence ATGAGCAATAATGAATCTGCGGACAGCCGCCGAGATTTTTTGCGTTCCCTCGCCGTGGCCCTGACCGGCGCGGCGTTAACGCCCGCCCTGCCATCCGCTGCCGCAGAAGAACCCATGATTTTGGGGCAAGGTTCCTACCGTTATCGCGTGCTTAGAAATTGGGGAGTGCTGGACCGGCAAACGCCGGTCAAAGATTGTCACGGGATGGTGCAAAGCCGGGACGGCCGCATTTTTCTGCTGACCAACCACACGGCCAACAATGTCATTATTTATAATGCCGAGGGCCGGTTGCTGGGCAAATGGGGCACCCAATGGCCCGGGGCGCACGGGCTGACGCTGTTCACGGAGGATGGGGAAGAGCGGCTTTTTATAACAGATCACGATCGGCATGAAGTGTACAAGACCACCCTGGACGGCGTGATTCTGATGACCCTGGGATGGCCGGAGGGGATTCCGCCCTACCGCCGCACCGAGCAGTACAAGCCCACCCACGTGGCGGTCAACGGGGATGGGACTTTCTACGTGGCGGATGGTTACGGCCTCAACTACATCCTGCATTATGATCCGCGAGGGCGGCTGATTCGGGTCTTCGGCGGGGACGATGATTCGCCAGCCGCCCTGAAATGTGCGCATGGCCTGCACGTGGACCGCCGTGATCCGTCCCGGCCGGAATTGTTGATCACCAGCCGCTCGCAAAGCGCCATTAAACGCTTTTCCCCGGCCGGGGAATATCTGGGCTCCATCTCCCTGGCCGGGGCCATGCCTTGTTTTATAGTGCCCTGGGGCGAGCACCTGGTGGTGCCCCACCTGAAGGGCGCCACGCGGCCCACAGGTTCGGACACCGAGAACGGCTTTGTCTCCATTTTGGATCGGCAGAATCGGATCGTGGCCAACCTGGCGGCAGGCGCGCCGGTTTATGAGGGCCAACGCCTGCAGCCCATGAGCGCCAATACCACCGTGTTTCGTTATCCGCACGGCCTGCTGGTGGACCGGGAGGAAAACCTCTATGTGGCGCAATGGAACTCCGGGCAGACGTATCCCATTAAACTCGAGCGCCTGAAAGGGTAA
- the lon gene encoding endopeptidase La, which produces MATPDTEFISILTEGGETTAPRPTGKTLPDILPIMGLADIVFFPGMVAPLLVESSQGIKLIDDVVGGDRFLGLILQHKPDLEEPGPDDLYRFGCAARVLKMLKFPDNTVRILVEGLRRFRVVEYLEQSPYLKARVELLKDETEKSVEVEALVRNVQAKFQEIIKLSPALSEQIKVAALNTQEPGPLTDLIAPTLNISLQDRQALLEKHVVKERLTYLLPLMQRELEVLTLGTKIQNEVASSMAKSQRDYFLREQIRAIQRELGETDPQTTELNQLRERIEKDPLPEEVRKVAMKEWERLQQIPPNVAEYTVSRNYLDWILALPWQKTTEDQFDLHKAAKLLDAQHYGLQKVKERLLEFLAVLKLKREIKGPILCLVGPPGVGKTSLGKSVADALGRKFARIALGGMHDEAEIRGHRRTYVGAMPGRIIQCLRRVETRNPVILLDELDKVGADFRGDPASALLEVLDPQQNNTFTDNYLDLPFDLSQVLFITTANWLEPVHPALRDRLEVIELPSYTAEEKLEIARRHLLPRQREEHGLTARQVSLPLPTIKRIIRDYTREAGVRQLEREMAALLRKSARRLVENNGQCPRIVIQPQDLESYLGPPKFPEDEKDKITDAGIAIGLAWTPVGGDVLYIEATRMPGSGKLLLTGSLGEVMKESAQTALSYLRSQSQKLGLKLDDHDKWDIHVHVPAGATPKDGPSAGATIAVALASLISQRRVRSDLAMTGEISLRGRVLRVGGIKEKVLAAARAGLKQVALPEENRGDWSEVPPEVRRRLKVHFVRHVDELIGLALLPR; this is translated from the coding sequence ATGGCAACACCCGATACAGAGTTCATCTCGATCCTGACCGAGGGCGGCGAAACCACCGCTCCCCGTCCCACCGGCAAAACCTTGCCGGACATCCTGCCCATCATGGGGCTGGCGGATATTGTGTTTTTCCCCGGCATGGTGGCGCCGCTGCTGGTGGAGTCCAGCCAGGGCATCAAACTCATTGACGACGTGGTAGGGGGCGATCGTTTTCTGGGGCTTATCCTGCAGCACAAACCGGATTTGGAGGAGCCCGGCCCCGACGATTTGTATCGTTTCGGCTGCGCGGCGCGGGTGCTCAAGATGCTCAAGTTTCCAGACAACACCGTCCGCATTCTGGTGGAGGGTCTGCGCCGTTTCCGGGTGGTGGAATACCTGGAGCAGTCGCCCTACCTCAAGGCGCGGGTGGAATTGTTGAAGGACGAAACGGAGAAATCCGTGGAGGTGGAGGCCCTGGTCCGCAACGTGCAGGCCAAGTTCCAGGAAATTATCAAGCTGTCCCCTGCCCTGAGTGAACAGATCAAGGTGGCGGCGCTGAACACGCAGGAACCCGGCCCGCTGACGGATTTGATTGCGCCTACGCTCAACATCAGCCTGCAGGATCGCCAGGCGCTGCTCGAAAAGCACGTAGTAAAGGAGCGGCTGACTTATTTGCTGCCGCTCATGCAGCGGGAACTGGAAGTGCTCACGCTGGGCACTAAAATCCAGAATGAAGTGGCCTCGAGCATGGCCAAGTCGCAACGCGATTATTTCCTGCGCGAGCAAATCCGGGCCATTCAACGGGAACTGGGGGAGACCGATCCCCAGACCACGGAGCTGAATCAGCTGCGCGAGCGCATCGAAAAAGACCCCCTGCCCGAGGAGGTGCGCAAGGTGGCGATGAAGGAATGGGAGCGGTTGCAGCAGATCCCGCCCAATGTGGCCGAGTACACCGTCTCGCGCAATTATCTGGACTGGATACTGGCGCTGCCGTGGCAGAAGACCACCGAGGACCAGTTTGATTTGCACAAGGCGGCCAAGTTGCTCGATGCCCAACATTACGGGCTGCAAAAGGTCAAGGAGCGGCTGCTGGAATTCCTGGCCGTGCTAAAGCTGAAACGCGAAATTAAAGGCCCCATCCTCTGTCTGGTGGGGCCGCCGGGCGTGGGGAAAACCTCGCTGGGGAAAAGTGTCGCTGACGCTTTGGGCCGCAAGTTTGCCCGCATCGCCCTGGGGGGCATGCATGACGAGGCGGAGATTCGCGGGCACCGCCGCACGTATGTGGGCGCCATGCCCGGGCGGATCATTCAATGTCTGCGCCGGGTGGAGACCCGCAATCCCGTCATTCTGTTGGACGAACTGGACAAGGTGGGCGCCGATTTCCGCGGTGACCCGGCCTCGGCCCTGCTCGAGGTGTTGGATCCCCAGCAAAACAACACTTTCACCGACAACTACCTGGATCTGCCGTTTGATTTGTCGCAGGTGCTGTTCATCACCACCGCCAACTGGCTGGAGCCGGTGCACCCGGCCCTGCGCGACCGGCTGGAAGTCATTGAGCTGCCCAGTTACACGGCCGAGGAAAAATTGGAAATTGCCCGGCGGCATTTGCTGCCCCGGCAGCGGGAGGAGCATGGGTTGACTGCGCGCCAAGTCTCCCTGCCCCTGCCGACCATCAAACGCATCATTCGCGATTACACCCGCGAGGCCGGGGTGCGCCAGCTCGAACGCGAAATGGCCGCCCTGCTGCGCAAATCGGCCCGCCGGCTGGTGGAAAACAACGGCCAATGCCCGCGCATCGTCATCCAACCGCAGGATCTCGAAAGCTACCTGGGGCCGCCCAAGTTTCCGGAGGATGAAAAGGATAAAATTACCGATGCCGGCATCGCCATTGGACTGGCGTGGACCCCGGTGGGGGGAGACGTGCTGTACATCGAGGCCACCCGCATGCCCGGCAGCGGGAAATTGTTGCTCACCGGATCGCTGGGGGAGGTCATGAAGGAAAGCGCCCAGACGGCGTTGAGTTATTTGCGCAGTCAGAGCCAGAAGCTGGGGCTGAAGCTGGACGATCATGACAAATGGGACATCCATGTACATGTGCCCGCCGGCGCGACGCCGAAGGACGGCCCCAGCGCCGGCGCCACCATTGCCGTGGCTCTGGCCTCGCTGATCAGCCAGCGGCGCGTGCGCTCCGACCTGGCCATGACCGGAGAGATCAGCCTGCGGGGGCGGGTCTTGCGGGTGGGGGGCATCAAAGAAAAAGTCCTGGCCGCCGCGCGGGCCGGTCTGAAACAGGTGGCCCTGCCTGAGGAAAACCGCGGTGACTGGAGCGAAGTGCCGCCGGAGGTGCGCCGCCGCCTCAAGGTGCATTTTGTCCGGCACGTGGACGAACTGATTGGCCTCGCCCTGCTGCCCCGATGA
- a CDS encoding outer membrane lipoprotein-sorting protein — MNRRLLLLLLSLGIPAGGVAAATSDAAAGQALAADLCALSPEEAVEMTGKVVIRQRGQPTREIPFLFKVIPGQPRWTSIYQTLAGDTNLPPRQLLIHRSPGSTNHYVLVTAAPGSSTLNQTNAAIAPTEVFAGSDFYIGDLGLEFLRWREQKLLRKEMTMSRPCRVLESRPGTGDAALGYSRVVSWIDNETGGILRAQAYDAGGKLLKEFELNSFKKVAGQYRLEEMEMRNVQTRSRTRLIFDVGQ, encoded by the coding sequence ATGAACCGCCGGCTGTTGTTGCTCCTCTTGAGCTTGGGCATCCCCGCCGGGGGGGTGGCTGCCGCCACTTCCGACGCCGCGGCGGGGCAGGCCCTCGCCGCGGATTTATGCGCGCTGAGTCCCGAGGAGGCCGTGGAGATGACGGGCAAGGTGGTGATTCGCCAGCGCGGCCAGCCCACGCGGGAAATCCCCTTTCTGTTTAAGGTCATTCCGGGGCAACCCCGCTGGACTTCTATTTATCAAACCCTGGCCGGGGACACCAACCTGCCGCCGCGGCAGTTGCTTATTCACCGATCCCCGGGAAGCACCAATCACTATGTCTTGGTGACGGCCGCCCCGGGCAGCTCCACCTTGAACCAAACCAATGCCGCCATTGCGCCCACCGAGGTCTTTGCCGGGTCGGATTTTTACATCGGCGACCTGGGGCTGGAATTCCTGCGCTGGCGCGAGCAAAAATTGCTGCGCAAGGAAATGACCATGAGCCGGCCCTGCCGGGTCTTAGAAAGCCGGCCTGGGACCGGTGATGCCGCGCTGGGTTACAGCCGCGTCGTTTCCTGGATTGATAATGAAACCGGCGGCATCCTGCGCGCCCAGGCCTACGATGCAGGCGGCAAACTGCTTAAAGAGTTTGAGTTGAACAGCTTCAAGAAAGTGGCCGGCCAGTATCGTTTGGAGGAAATGGAAATGCGCAACGTCCAGACCCGCAGCCGCACACGCCTCATTTTTGACGTCGGCCAGTAG